The following nucleotide sequence is from Candidatus Rokuibacteriota bacterium.
GCCGATGATCTCGGGAAGCTTCGACGCCAGCTTGTCCGGGTCCGAACCCCCGACCAGCGTGAACGTCGGGAGGGCGATGTTCAGCTTCTTCGCCCCGCCGGCCATCACGTTCAGGAATACATCCACCCCCTGCGAGTCAGAGGCAGCCGGGGCGATGATCACGCCGCAGAGGCCCGCGAGGAGCGCCGACGTCCGCACGATCCTTGACACTCGCACCCCCTAACCTCGGCCGGACTGGAGCTCGAAGCCGAACTGGATTCGCAGCGTGGGGCGGTTCCACTCGTCAGGCAACCGCGGAAACGGGCTCGCGTTGATGATCGCACGGAGCGCCGCCTGATCGTAGAACTCGTTGCCCGACTTCTTCTCGAGCCGGGGCTGGTTGATAGAGCCGTTCCGCAGGATTTCGACAAAGATGATCGGCCGTTGGGGCGGATCGGAGATCGGCGGCCGCTTGGCCCATTCTTCCTCGACCTTCGAGAGGACCTGTCGGAGATACCAGGCGAAGGGGAAATCGCTGTCGGCGCTGACCGTTGCCTTGCCCTGGCCCGCGACGAGCGAGCGTGCCGGGGGAGCCTCGGCGGGCCTACTCGTGGACTCCGACGCCGGCAGCGGTGAAACCCGGGGCGGGGCGGGCCGCTCGGCGGGTTGGTCCTTCGCTTCGCGGCGCGGGGCTAGCGGCGGGACCTCGCGCGCGCGGGGGAGTTCGGCGACCCGGGGCGGAAGCACGGGCTTTCGCTCTTCGGGGCGCGCCAGCGTCGGCGGAGGTAGCTCGGCAGGCCGGACGACCTCGGCGCGGCGCGCGGGCGGCAGTTTGGGATCCGGAAGGTGTACTGGTTCGAGTTCGCCGGGCCGGACGACCTCGGCGCGGCGCGGGGGCAGGTCGGGGGGCCGGGCGACGTCCGCGGGGCGCGGGGGCAGCTCGGCTGGCCGGGCCTCGGCGGGGCGCGGAGGAAGCTGCGGCGTGCGCGGGACCGCGGGCGGGGCCTTCGGGGGCGCCGCGACGGGCTGGGCCCTGACCGCGCTGGAGGGTTCGGGGCGCGGGCTCGGGAGCCCCGCGACCAAGTTCACGACGTAAACCTTCGCCCTGGGCTCGCTCCAGATGCCGGCGAGGAAGGCCAGCACGAGGGCGAGCACGTGGCCGGCAACCGACGCCGTCATCCCCCGCATCGGGAGCGTCCCACCGCGGAGCGCCGGGCCGGGACGCCGCCTCCAGGGTCCCATCGGAAGATCCATGGCAACGCTAGTAATCTTCAGCGCTCCCGGGACGCAGGTTCGGTCACCATCCCCAGCCGCTCCACCCCGGCCCGGCGCACGCGATCCATGGTCTCGACCACGAACCCGTAGGA
It contains:
- a CDS encoding TonB family protein; translation: MGPWRRRPGPALRGGTLPMRGMTASVAGHVLALVLAFLAGIWSEPRAKVYVVNLVAGLPSPRPEPSSAVRAQPVAAPPKAPPAVPRTPQLPPRPAEARPAELPPRPADVARPPDLPPRRAEVVRPGELEPVHLPDPKLPPARRAEVVRPAELPPPTLARPEERKPVLPPRVAELPRAREVPPLAPRREAKDQPAERPAPPRVSPLPASESTSRPAEAPPARSLVAGQGKATVSADSDFPFAWYLRQVLSKVEEEWAKRPPISDPPQRPIIFVEILRNGSINQPRLEKKSGNEFYDQAALRAIINASPFPRLPDEWNRPTLRIQFGFELQSGRG